The Calliphora vicina chromosome 3, idCalVici1.1, whole genome shotgun sequence genome contains a region encoding:
- the Oct-TyrR gene encoding tyramine/octopamine receptor, producing the protein MPPADQMLLMNSTASTNTSANIVRKLSGNSTTTTDATTIMHYGIGTATTTSLANSSDFLGIVSVRNVTLDPLSLLESGCVVPSEEWHDSYFGVKLAVPEWEAVLTAIVLSIIIVLTIIGNILVILSVFTYKPLRIVQNFFIVSLAVADLTVALLVLPFNVAYSILGRWEFGIYMCKMWLTCDVMCCTSSILNLCAIALDRYWAITDPINYAQKRTVGRVLLLIAGVWILSLLISSPPLVGWNDWPEEFTSATPCELNSDPGYVIYSALGSFFIPLIIMATVYIEIFIATRRRLRERAQAAKINTIATRSASADVATTALNSDGEGSRTGAVLTICYSVLCCCRNSSHFSSTPMIQNDQESISSETHANNENSRAQMPEHRVVVVTQRKKTRRAKIKDSIKHGKSKVRKNQQSKSTELDPTNAKDGCAVGAESRLLSPQIKNVDLENPEISTESGSDPKGCMQVCGGGGNGNGNEISTGDNDDENMSLKITPPQSSIGAASSQAVPLQKKPGGVYQFIEEKQKISLSKERRAARTLGIIMGVFVICWLPFFLMYVVLPFCSTCCPTTKFKNFITWLGYINSVLNPIIYTIFNLDYRRAFKRLLGLN; encoded by the coding sequence ATGCCACCTGCAGATCAGATGCTGTTAATGAACTCAACCGCGTCCACAAACACATCAGCAAATATTGTTCGCAAACTGAGCGGCAACAGCACTACCACCACCGATGCCACCACCATCATGCACTACGGCATTGGAACGGCGACGACAACATCATTAGCGAATTCAAGCGACTTTCTTGGCATAGTCAGTGTTAGAAATGTAACACTAGATCCATTATCTTTGCTGGAAAGTGGTTGTGTTGTACCAAGCGAGGAATGGCATGACAGTTATTTTGGAGTAAAATTGGCTGTACCCGAATGGGAAGCCGTACTAACAGCAATTGTATTGTCTATTATAATTGTTCTGACAATTATTGGCAACATACTGGTCATATTAAGTGTTTTCACCTACAAGCCACTGCGTATTGTTCAGAATTTCTTCATTGTGTCTCTGGCAGTGGCAGACTTGACCGTTGCTCTGCTCGTACTGCCATTCAATGTAGCCTACTCGATATTAGGGCGCTGGGAATTTGGTATTTACATGTGCAAAATGTGGCTAACGTGTGACGTCATGTGTTGTACATCTTCCATTTTGAATTTATGCGCCATTGCATTGGATCGCTATTGGGCCATAACAGATCCAATTAATTATGCTCAAAAACGGACTGTCGGTAGAGTGCTTTTGTTAATTGCCGGCGTATGGATTTTGTCATTGCTAATAAGTTCCCCACCCCTGGTGGGTTGGAATGATTGGCCTGAAGAGTTCACCAGTGCAACGCCGTGTGAACTCAACTCTGACCCGGGTTATGTGATTTATTCCGCATTGGGTTCGTTCTTTATCCCGCTAATTATAATGGCAAcagtttatattgaaattttcattgCGACCAGACGTCGACTCCGCGAACGTGCTCAAGCGGCTAAAATTAATACTATTGCGACACGCTCTGCTAGTGCAGATGTGGCGACCACCGCATTGAATTCAGATGGTGAAGGCTCTCGAACAGGAGCTGTTTTAACAATATGCTATAGTGTACTCTGCTGCTGTCGCAACTCCTCTCACTTTTCGTCCACACCCATGATTCAGAACGACCAGGAGTCGATTAGTAGCGAAACACATGCCAACAACGAAAATTCACGCGCTCAAATGCCCGAGCATAGAGTTGTAGTCGTGACACAACGAAAAAAGACACGCCGAGCTAAAATCAAAGATTCCATCAAGCATGGAAAATCCaaagttcgaaaaaatcaaCAGAGTAAAAGCACTGAGCTAGATCCAACAAACGCAAAAGATGGTTGCGCTGTTGGTGCAGAAAGTCGGCTTTTATCGCCTCAAATCAAAAATGTCGATTTAGAAAATCCAGAGATTTCCACCGAAAGTGGCAGCGACCCTAAAGGCTGCATGCAAGTGTGTGGTGGGGGTGGAAATGGTAATGGTAATGAAATATCGACCGGTGACAACGACGACGAAAACatgtcattaaaaataactccACCGCAATCATCAATTGGTGCCGCTTCATCGCAAGCTGTGCCGCTTCAGAAAAAACCTGGCGGTGTCTATCAGTTCatagaagaaaaacaaaaaatttccctCTCGAAAGAGCGACGTGCTGCCCGAACGTTAGGCATAATCATGGGCGTATTTGTTATATGTTGGCTGCCGTTTTTCCTAATGTACGTCGTCTTACCATTTTGCTCAACCTGCTGCCCaactaccaaatttaaaaactttataacTTGGCTGGGCTACATTAACTCTGTGTTAAATCCAATTATCTATACAATATTTAATCTTGATTATAGACGAGCGTTCAAAAGACTTCTTGGTTTAAACTAA